In one window of Malassezia japonica chromosome 9, complete sequence DNA:
- a CDS encoding uncharacterized protein (EggNog:ENOG503P4CW; COG:S) codes for MPYRIEYASTGRASCHGPKPCAGSKIEKGQVRLGTLTEIQGHSSMLWRHWGCTTERVLSNIKKEVEDDAKELDGFETLEAADQASVEAAFQLNHLRDEDVTPCLREKEEEKEHDQGTPKKAPKKRAKKEEDDDEEVEEGDEEDTKPNLDDLPAKRARKQPVRYAPSPKKRKRTKKEDDEEEEEDEEEDEEEDFGESDDDSDAFDEDDDDEDDNDDDNDEEEEEYDDE; via the exons ATGCCGTACCGCATTGAATACGCGTCGAccgggcgcgcgtcgtgccaCGGCCCGAAGCCGTGCGCGGGCTCCAAGATTGAGAAAGGACAAGTACGCCTCGGCACCTTGACCGAGATCCAGGGGCATAGC TCCATGCTCTGGCGGCACTGGGGATG CACGACGGAGCGCGTCCTGTCGAATATCAAGAAGGAGGTCGAGGACGATGCAAAGGAGCTT GATGGATTtgagacgctcgaggcggccgaccaGGCGTCGGTGGAGGCGGCCTTTCAGCTGAATCACCTCCGTGATGAGGACGTGACGCCGTGCTTGCGCGAGAAGGAAGAGGAGAAAGAACATGATCAGGGCACGCCCAAGAAGGCGCCCAAGAAGCGGGCAAAGAaggaagaggacgacgacgaggaagTCGAAGAGGGGGACGAGGAGGATACCAAGCCGAACCTGGACGACCTTCCCGCTAAGCGCGCACGCAAGCAGCCTGTCCGATATGCGCCATCGCCCAAGAAGAGGAAACGCACCAAGaaggaggacgacgaggaggaagaggaggatGAAGAAGAGGATGAGGAAGAGGACTTTggcgagagcgacgacgatAGCGACGCGTTCGATGAAGACGATGACGATGAGGACGACAACGACGACGACAACGAtgaggaagaggaagagtacgacgacgagtaG
- the trl1 gene encoding RNA ligase (ATP) (COG:J; EggNog:ENOG503NUZY) — MARVRGVDKAADRMVGALHTAALSGSSKPLVRSTLYTVQGEDEKNHTILSWRTQEYAFRQFSQDRDELPTLARGLFTEEVTEDDGVHQRIVVRGYDKFFNVGELAWTQPAAIAAYSQGPYVVSYKENGCIIFVSALTPARLLVTSKHAIGSRPDEDEKVSHSEMGRTWLLRHLERSSKTEEDLARDLWDRNETAVMELCDDAFEEHVLAYSQERSGLHLHGLNANAVDFATRPMEEVNAFAETYGFLPVRFRTFATLDEVNAFAKEVGKTGSLHGEPIEGFVVRTTMPSAPNADVVSPPYAPGQTWFYKIKFDEPYLMYRDWRELTRMMIRDHTAWTAAHPPTEALEKVSLEEPVPEKDQDMTPSPAILEATRKFEEGLISKKELKRVQRNAERKVQQKTQAKAKADRAAGLLPPAPPTPRSLRKETWLYVQWCFDLLYGNEERGVAAEPELFAAFNEGHGIIGLRERFLAYLETPQGKAELTNVGGRGASAARDLRLDDRPFGKTLIVPMAVPGCGKTALGVALSRLFPWAHTQSDNVMNKRTGPAFLSNVQMALESNDVVIADRNNHLLKHRDEIVDVVRRISGPTKSGEQGPRIRLVALAWRLDGMPHAAVQHVCASRIIDRGERHQCIRVEDRDAPFQYDSILTRFLKEMQAFQGLTDGEGSLGASDDQFTEVIWMDLHESLDEALRRVLSVLCPMLDLPMPEDAAIESALEQARTYSPSTKKALPDVVREDPTKVLPSSYIGIFAHTDAAEFAEQCIGMLPENVRESAAELLKAMRRNGRVARRQHITVVHRGDADEKANALWDTLYPISIRNTVERPTYTMRVTALVWNERVMALEIGSMRSAALPEVTEGSLKERGRTPHITVGTRNSSVQAYEANQLFAPGANAHRVEVEPRDIFGVLGFYSNPK, encoded by the coding sequence ATGGCCAGGGTGCGGGGTGTAGATAAGGCGGCGGACCGGatggtcggcgcgctgcacacTGCTGCCCTTTCAGGGTCTTCCAAGCCACTGGTGCGGTCGACGCTGTATACGGTGCAAGGCGAAGACGAAAAGAACCACACGATTCTCTCGTGGCGCACACAGGAATACGCGTTCCGGCAGTTTAGCCaggaccgcgacgagctcccGACGCTCGCCCGGGGCCTCTTTACCGAAGAGGTCACTGAGGACGACGGCGTGCACCAGCGCATTGTCGTGCGTGGGTACGACAAGTTTTTTAatgtcggcgagctcgcctGGACGCAGCCCGCAGCGATTGCGGCCTATTCCCAAGGGCCGTACGTGGTGTCGTACAAGGAGAATGGATGTATCATCTTTGTGTCGGCGCTCACGCCTGCACGCCTGCTGGTGACATCCAAGCACGCGATCGGAAGCCGCCCGGACGAAGACGAAAAGGTGAGTCATTCGGAAATGGGCCGCACCTGGCTCCTGCgccacctcgagcgcagcagcaaGACAGAAGAGGACCTGGCACGGGATCTCTGGGACCGCAATGAGACGGCGGTAATGGAGCTATGTGACGATGCATTTGAGGAGCACGTCCTCGCGTATTCCCAGGAGCGTTCCGGCCTGCACCTACACGGCTTGAATGCCAACGCGGTCGACTTTGCGACGCGCCCTATGGAGGAGGTGAACGCTTTTGCAGAGACCTACGGGTTTTTGCCGGTGCGCTTCCGCACGTTTGCCACGCTGGACGAGGTCAACGCATTCGCTAAAGAGGTCGGCAAGACGGGCTCGTTGCACGGCGAGCCCATCGAGGGGTTCGTCGTACGTACGACGAtgccctcggcgccgaACGCAGACGTGGTCTcgccgccgtacgcgccggGCCAGACGTGGTTCTACAAGATCAAGTTTGACGAGCCGTACTTGATGTACCGCGACTGGCGCGAGCTTACGCGGATGATGATCCGCGACCATACCGCAtggacggcggcgcaccctCCTACCGAGGCCCTGGAAAAGGTATCGCTAGAAGAGCCGGTGCCCGAAAAAGACCAGGACATGACGCCTTCGCCGGCCAtcctcgaggcgacgcgcaaATTTGAAGAGGGGCTCATTAGCAAAAAAGAGCTCAAGCGTGTCCAAAGGAATGCGGAGCGCAAGGTGCAACAAAAGACccaggccaaggccaaggcggaccgcgctgcaggcctTCTTCCCCCGGCGCCTCCGACGCcacgctcgctgcgcaaagaGACTTGGCTCTACGTGCAATGGTGCTTTGACCTGCTTTATGGCAACGAGGAGCgtggcgtcgcggccgagccgGAGCTTTTCGCTGCTTTCAATGAAGGCCACGGTATCATTGGGCTCCGTGAGCGTTTCCTGGCCTACCTCGAGACGCCCCAAGGCAAGGCGGAGCTGACCAACGTCGGTGGGCGAGGCGCCTCAGCCGCGCGCGATCTGCGTCTCGATGACCGGCCATTTGGCAAGACACTCATTGTCCCTATGGCTGTGCCGGGATGTGGCaagacggcgctcggcgtcgccctTTCGCGCCTTTTTCCGTGGGCCCATACCCAGAGCGACAATGTGATGAACAAGCGCACCGGCCCCGCTTTTTTGAGCAACGTGCAAATGGCGCTGGAGAGCAACGACGTGGTGATTGCTGACCGCAACAACCATCTGTTGAAGCACCGTGACGAGATTGTGGATGttgtgcgccgcatcaGCGGGCCGACCAAGTCCGGCGAGCAGGGGCCGCGCATCCGCctggtcgcgctcgcctggCGTCTCGACGGCATGCCCCatgcggccgtgcagcacgTCTGTGCCTCGCGCATCATTGATCGCGGAGAGCGCCACCAGTGCATTCGTGTCGAGGACAGGGATGCTCCGTTCCAGTACGATTCCATCCTCACGCGTTTCCTCAAGGAAATGCAGGCCTTCCAAGGGCtgaccgacggcgagggCAGCCTCGGTGCCTCGGACGACCAGTTCACCGAGGTGATTTGGATGGACCTGCACGAatcgctcgacgaggcactGCGGCGTGTCCTCTCGGTGCTGTGCCCCATGCTCGATCTGCCGATGCCGGAAGACGCGGCGATCGAGTCTGCGCTGGAGCAGGCACGTACCTACTCGCCGTCGACAAAAAAGGCGCTGCCGGATGTCGTGCGTGAGGACCCGACCAAGGTCCTTCCGTCGTCGTACATTGGCATCTTTGCACACACGGATGCAGCCGAGTTTGCTGAACAGTGCATTGGCATGCTCCCCGAAAATGTCCGGGAGAGTGCCGCGGAGCTTTTGAAGGCGATGAGGCGCaacggccgcgtcgcccgccgtCAGCACATCACGGTCGTGCACCGTGGCGATGCAGATGAAAAGGCTAATGCGCTATGGGATACGTTGTACCCGATCTCGATTCGCAAcacggtcgagcgcccAACGTATACTATGCGTGTCACGGCCCTTGTATGGAACGAGCGCGTAATGGCGCTCGAAATCGGATCTATGCGCTCTGCGGCGCTTCCCGAAGTCACCGAGGGGTCCTTGAAAGAACGTGGCCGAACGCCTCACATTACCGTCGGGACGCGCAACTCTTCTGTGCAAGCCTACGAAGCCAACCAGCTATTTGCTCCCGGTGCCAACGCACACCgtgtcgaggtcgagccACGCGACATTTTCGGTGTCTTGGGCTTCTATAGCAATCCAAAATAG
- a CDS encoding L-ascorbate oxidase (CAZy:AA1; COG:Q; EggNog:ENOG503NVTT), whose protein sequence is MRGSQVMDGAPGFTSCSLKPGDEFVYRFTLHPEDVGTHWYHSHVGTSRADGLWGMFTVHARGNEQAELEARANDTSHALHWDEEVAVSLGDHFHQQGPEFLAWYVSRYSQKAEPVPASGLINGKHRFNCEHSRLSNIPCPADIFGKEEVGEYTTFTLQPSRRYRLRIVNVGALADQTFSVDGHTLTVIEADGLLVQPITVHRLPIAPGQRYSVLLNRVNDTDRAWMRSEMSPECFQYPNPVTNYETKAIVSYAPSDETVGGWLSPLRRATYGRDVLARFTSTERQRRHVQALLPNTVGWASDVQDPEVPTEPCHDLEPGTLVPLIPDPAPELRLDQGDVRSTVYVTVPIRERWGIAPMAYMNHTTWRSGGGAEYKRPSLLHRISHANSTDDKDWRKDGTVVDEYELVVSPHPSRPVVFELVINNRDDSPHPFHLHGHKFWVMETGEVDPEFGGFDDYRDVGQTYDLQRAMKRDTFIVPMMGHAVIRWVADNPGVWAFHCHMLVHLASGMAMAIAEQPALLQATPPVPPTCS, encoded by the coding sequence ATGCGGGGTAGCCAGGTAATGGACGGCGCCCCTGGTTTTACATCGTGCTCGCTCAAGCCCGGCGACGAATTTGTGTACCGCTTTACGCTGCATCCCGAAGATGTTGGGACACATTGGTACCACTCGCACGTTGGAACATCGCGTGCGGATGGTCTCTGGGGCATGTTTACTGTGCATGCTCGCGGCAACGAGCAGGCGGAGCTGGAAGCTCGGGCAAATGACACGTCGCATGCTTTGCACTGGGATGAAGAGGTGGCGGTCTCGCTTGGCGACCATTTCCACCAGCAGGGCCCTGAATTTCTAGCGTGGTACGTCTCTCGCTATTCCCAAAAGGCGGAGCCTGTCCCTGCGAGTGGCCTCATCAACGGCAAGCACCGCTTTAACTGCGAGCACAGTCGTCTGTCCAATATCCCATGTCCTGCCGACATTTTCGGCAAGGAGGAAGTGGGAGAATACACCACTTTCACGCTGCAGCCTTCGCGCAGGTACCGCCTCCGTATTGTGAATGTCGGTGCGCTTGCCGACCAGACATTTTCAGTGGACGGCCATACACTGACGGTCATTGAAGCGGACGGCTTGCTTGTGCAGCCCATCACGGTCCACCGCTTGCCGATTGCGCCAGGCCAGCGCTACTCGGTCTTGCTGAACCGCGTGAATGACACAGACCGGGCATGGATGCGCTCGGAAATGTCGCCCGAGTGCTTCCAGTACCCGAATCCTGTGACAAATTACGAGACGAAGGCCATTGTGTCCTACGCCCCTTCGGACGAGACTGTGGGCGGATGGCTTTCACCGCttcgccgcgcgacgtatGGCCGCGATGTTCTGGCCCGCTTTACTTCGAcggagcgccagcgccgccatGTACAGGCGCTGCTTCCCAACACGGTGGGGTGGGCTAGTGACGTGCAAGATCCCGAGGTGCCAACGGAGCCCTGCCACGACCTGGAGCccggcacgctcgtgccgctcaTCCCTGATCCTGCTCCTGAACTGCGCCTCGATCAAGGCGATgtgcgctcgaccgtcTATGTCACTGTTCCTATCCGTGAACGCTGGGGCATTGCGCCAATGGCGTATATGAACCACACGACGTGGCGCTcaggcggcggtgccgAATACAAGCGCCCCTCTCTTCTCCATCGCATCTCTCACGCAAACTCGACGGATGACAAAGATTGGCGGAAGGATGGCACCGTGGTCGATGAGTACGAGCTCGTTGTTTCTCCCCACCCCAGCCGCCCTGTGGTGTTTGAATTGGTGATCAACAACCGTGACGACTCCCCTCATCCTTTTCATCTGCACGGCCACAAGTTCTGGGTAATGGAAACCGGCGAAGTGGACCCCGAATTTGGTGGATTTGACGACTACCGCGACGTTGGCCAGACCTATGATTTACAACGTGCTATGAAGCGTGACACCTTCATCGTGCCTATGATGGGCCATGCAGTCATCCGCTGGGTCGCGGACAATCCTGGTGTATGGGCGTTCCACTGCCATATGCTTGTCCACCTTGCGAGCGGCATGGCGATGGCAATTGCCGAGCAGCCGGCCCTTCTCCAAGCCACACCGCCTGTGCCCCCGACCTGTTCATAG
- a CDS encoding uncharacterized protein (EggNog:ENOG503P5UF; COG:S) translates to MGVLGLTRWASDNERLISSELTLPVPHSTGTALVDGEPAQLEAKGDWLVIDAWAWVHYVWHSMNTNVYQGGSFVAFRLLLGAWIDTLRSAGFHLVVVIDGPRLHQKLGAALTRSQNYVRLNAKLMRAGPKLRTDHEFEHGRILPPGLSECLFSVLDAYGVECQVGAEEVDAAIAQLANEREGYVLSRDSDFLVLCGNAPQCKGYVPLGSIEFIAHETGAGQAEAPPADDDDGFTTVATAKSKRGKKQQAAAKLANLPHVLRAPVLPAQREALRESAVRFRCYSAYRCAAQLQLPMNLLPIFAALVGTENRSSDHVELFNTVFHGVSNRMPVIASLLAEQYNAIKGEDESGAEPAADANAGEFAIDTRDPVLRLLSRTFDALVEYGRKRRGAQITVSWEMRHNIVHNMHTVALSYMPGSGDEAIDRFMAQSDVKALSVYQDAYWKRNFDQVMVSVLLERIYIARVFLEEPEEPASQRVVSRPMRNLVWSALLAVWLAAHPDAADPEPELVEEMAKASLEGNDEVENLEAEEEDDDEDNDEDNDEEDDDEEEEEEEEEEEINEEDAAAAAEQAAIDARLASLPKITEYTRTEYSLRKEEVPILPVAELLDNIAKRTEAPLSPHLSKLIGEHLGEDAAPIFVPDLAEDVRVDMWLYAHHALVPELRKLPEDVWPIAAVLRYVIVANQERLGSMRTKHNWTQQEVEAAVYSACVARRLHKEASLEELQAVTDAYPSGSPPNRSITLSTMLAFAFETSAMLTQALVLKPTFANALYEPPLFHARLGEQSNEAWAKFEDAELYEQLLAVVLHGLETRLGRTRKAVPPAQRAHAPRPRRHHGLLEETML, encoded by the exons ATGGGTGTCCTGGGCCTTACGCGCTGGGCAAGCGACAACGAACGACTTATTTCGAGCGAGCTTACGCTCCCTGTGCCACACAGCACTGGCactgcgctcgtcgacggcgagccTGCGCAGCTGGAGGCAAAGGGCGACTGGCTCGTAATCGATGCGTGGGCGTGGGTACACTATGTCTGGCACTCGATGAACACGAACGTGTACCAGGGTGGCTCGTTTGTGGCCTTCCGTCTGCTGCTAGGCGCATGGATCGATACACTTCG ctcggctGGCTTCCACCTCGTCGTGGTGATCGATGGGCCGCGTCTGCACCAAAagctcggtgcggcgctcacCCGCTCGCAGAACTACGTGCGCCTGAACGCCAAGCTGATGCGTGCGGGCCCCAAGCTTCGCACAGACCACGAGTTTGAGCACGGCCGTATCCTCCCCCCCGGCCTGAGCGAGTGCCTCTTTAGCGTGCTCGATGCGTATGGCGTCGAGTGCCaggtcggcgccgaggaggtCGATGCCGCTattgcgcagcttgccAACGAGCGTGAGGGCTACGTGCTGAGCCGCGACTCGGACTTTTTGGTGCTGTGCGGCAATGCGCCGCAGTGCAAGGGCTACGTCCCCCTTGGCTCGATCGAGTTTATTGCACACGAGACCGGTGCCGGCCAGGCTgaggcgccgcctgcagatgacgacgacggctTCACGACCGTTGCGACCGCCAAGAGCAAGCGCGGCAagaagcagcaggcggcggcgaagCTCGCCAACCTGCCGCATGTGCTCCGTGCGCCCGTTCTgcccgcgcagcgcgaggcgctgcgtgagagCGCGGTGCGGTTCCGGTGCTACTCGGCCTaccgctgcgcggcgcagctgcagctgccGATGAACCTTCTGCCGAtctttgcggcgctcgtcggcaccGAGAACCGCTCGAGCGACCATGTCGAGCTGTTCAACACAGTCTTCCACGGCGTGTCGAACCGTATGCCGGTGATTGCCTCGCTGCTTGCGGAGCAGTACAATGCAATCAAAGGCGAAGACGAgtccggcgccgagcccgcGGCCGATGCCAATGCCGGCGAGTTTGCGATCGATACGCGCGACcccgtgctgcgccttcTTTCGCGCACCTTTGACGCGTTGGTCGAGTAcggccgcaagcgccgtgGTGCGCAGATCACCGTCTCGTGGGAGATGCGCCACAATATCGTGCACAACATGCATACCGTTGCGCTCTCGTACATGcccggcagcggcgacgaggcaatCGACCGCTTCATGGCGCAGAGCGACGTCAAGGCGCTGAGCGTGTACCAGGATGCGTACTGGAAGCGCAACTTTGACCAGGTGATGGTCTCGGTGCTTCTCGAGCGTATCTACATTGCGCGTGTCTTCCTCGAAGAGCCCGAGGAGCCCGCGAGCCAGCGTGTGGTTTCGCGCCCGATGCGCAACCTCGTCTGGTCGGCTTTGCTGGCCGTGtggctcgcggcgcaccccgacgcggcggaccccgagcccgagctggtcgaggagATGGCCAAGGCATCGCTTGAAGGCAACGATGAGGTCGAgaacctcgaggcggaagAGGAGGATGATGACGAGGACAACGACGAGGACAACGACGAGGAAGATGATGAtgaagaggaagaggaagaaGAGGAAGAAGAGGAAATCAACGAGGAGGAtgctgcggccgcggccgagcaggccgccatcgatgcgcgccttgcgtcCCTCCCCAAGATCACGGAATACACACGTACCGAGTACTCTCTGCGCAAGGAAGAGGTGCCGATCCTCCCCGTCGCCGAGTTGCTCGACAACATTGCGaagcgcaccgaggcgccgctgtCGCCCCATCTGTCGAAGCTCATtggcgagcacctcggcgaggatgcCGCGCCGATCTTTGTGCCcgaccttgccgaggacgTGCGTGTGGACATGTGGCTCTATGCGCACCATGCGCTCGTccccgagctgcgcaagctgccCGAGGACGTGTGGCCGATCGCGGCCGTGCTACGCTACGTCATTGTCGCGAaccaggagcgcctcggctcgatgcgcaccaAGCACAACTGGACGCAGCAAgaggtcgaggccgcggtGTACTCGGCGtgtgtcgcgcgccgcctgcacaAGGAGGCGagcctcgaggagctccaGGCGGTGACCGACGCCTACCccagcggctcgccgccgaaCCGCTCCATTACGCTGAGCACGATGCTTGCCTTTGCTTTTGagacgagcgcgatgcTCACCCAGGCCCTTGTGCTCAAGCCGACCTTTGCAAACGCGCTGTacgagccgccgctcttccacgcgcgcctcggcgagcagagCAACGAGGCGTGGGCCAAGTTTgaggacgccgagctctacgagcagctcctcgcggtcgtcctgcacggcctcgaaACTCGCCTgggccgcacgcgcaagGCTGTGCccccggcgcagcgcgcgcacgcgccccgCCCGCGCCGTCACCACGGCCTACTCGAAGAAACGATGCTGTAG
- a CDS encoding uncharacterized protein (COG:G; EggNog:ENOG503NU3S; TransMembrane:12 (i53-70o94-112i124-143o149-171i183-206o218-237i285-310o322-346i353-371o377-398i410-427o447-467i)), producing the protein MSGPPVQSEKASVMGSDEQYATSQHHVDHTGAAAIVPEEEVSDKERRQVLRKLDWLLLPLASGCVLLQMLDKTLLNYANLMNFQHDIHIAKQDYAWLGSIFYFGYLAGTPLHAMALQKFTLSPYISIIVVIWGVVLACHAAAMNNSAFLAVRFFLGFFEAAINPGFILLTGRFYTRKEQVIRVAIWYSMNGWAMIVGGSMTYGILIHPAPLMYRWQEMFVGVGVVTIAFGILCFFIMPSSPETTRYLNERQRGVAVLRVASNKSGIHDSEFKRYQAIEAIKDIRLYIFFLAFCTVNISNGGISIFASQIINSFYGDNKPLAALLGMCQGAGEVVAVFIGTAIFIMINRRDIPCLFGYVIGIVGGVMMTVLSEAQNDARVAGLALLYFFPVSYPMFYSWMSGAVSGTTKRIVFNATLQVAYCVGNIIGPQVYQSKAIPQYTAAKTVDFVMFAVSAGFVMCLTTVHWLWNRKRDAMGTKLDGQDQDHQLDMDLSDLTDKERPTYRYPY; encoded by the exons ATGTCTGGGCCGCCCGTCCAGTCCGAAAAGGCCTCCGTGATGGGTTCCGATGAACAGTATGCGACGAGCCAGCACCATGTTGATCATacgggcgccgccgcgatcgTTCCTGAGGAAGAAGTGAGCGACAAAGAGCGCCGTCAAGTCCTTCGCAAGCTCGATTGGCTGCTTCTTCCGCTTGCAAGCGGCTGCGTCCTCCTCCAGATGCTTGACAAGACACTCCTTAACTATGCGAACCTGATGAATTTCCAGCACGATATTCATATCGCCAAGCAGGATTACGCCTGGCTCGGTAGTATCTTCTACTTTGGCTATctcgccggcacgccgctgcatGCAATGGCCCTGCAAAAGTTCACGCTGAGTCCCTATATCTCGATCATTGTTGTGATTTGGGGCGTGGTGCTTGCGTGCCACGCTGCGGCTATGAACAACAGCGCATTCTTAGCGGTGCGCTTCTTCCTGGGATTCTTTGAAGCTGCTATCAACCCCGGCTTTATCTTGCTCACTGGCCGATTCTATAcgcgcaaggagcaggTCATTCGTGTGGCAATCTGGTACTCCATGAATGGCTGGGCTATGATTGTCGGTGGCTCGATGACCTACGGTATTCTGATCCACCCTGCACCGCTGATGTACCGATGGCAAGAAATGTTTGTGGGTGTCGGCGTCGTGACTATCGCGTTCGGCATCCTGTGCTT CTTTATCATGCCTTCTTCGCCTGAAACGACACGCTACCTCAATGAGCGCCAGCGTGGCGTTGCCGTATTGCGTGTTGCGTCCAACAAGTCGGGCATTCACGATAGTGAGTTCAAGAGGTATCAGGCCATTGAGGCTATCAAGGATATCCGCCTCTACATCTTTTTCCTGGCTTTTTGCACAGTGAACATTTCCAACGGCGGTATCAGCATTTTTGCCAGCCAGATTATCAACAGTTTCTACGGCGATAATAAACCCCTAGCGGCCCTGTTGGGTATGTGTCAAGGTGCTGGCGAGGTTGTTGCCGTGTTCATTGGTACTGCGATCTTTATTATGATCAATCGCCGAGACATTCCCTGCTTGTTCGGCTACGTGATCGGCATTGTGGGCGGTGTGATGATGACAGTGCTGAGTGAGGCTCAGAATGACGCGCGTGTTGCGGGTCTCGCACTGCTGTACTTCTTCCCAGTATCTTACCCCATGTTCTACAGCTGGATGAGCGGCGCGGTATCGGGCACAACGAAGCGTATCGTTTTCAATGCTACCCTGCAAGTGGCATACTGCGTCGGCAATATCATCGGCCCTCAAGTATACCAGTCCAAGGCAATTCCGCAATATACGGCGGCCAAGACAGTGGACTTCGTCATGTTCGCAGTTTCGGCCGGATTCGTAATGTGCCTCACTACGGTTCACTGGCTTTGGAACAGAAAGCGTGATGCCATGGGTACCAAGCTGGATGGACAAGATCAGGATCATCAGTTGGACATGGACCTGTCCGATCTCACTGACAAGGAGCGGCCGACTTACCGCTACCCCTACTAA
- a CDS encoding 2-aminoethylphosphonate dioxygenase (EggNog:ENOG503NYVH; COG:E): MSDFEPVKMSEAMTTGLTQPYELSEDQLASYERDGFLILRDLLDQPMTEEIQAWSKAVHDAPYEPGKWMPYEEQREDGTRVLCRTENFADFHSGFNTLFRGKRMLSILEKINHEPMVLFKEKINYKHPGAGGFDAHTDAPAYQHAGTLKHLTINMAIDEANQENGCLEVVPGSHKMQVPIGDDNCIEHEWESKQTWVPVFLQPGDTLVFGSFLAHRSGSNRSTKRRAAIYATFNAFSDGGDRHTAYYIKRRKEWPPTQERIQGEDYSMGAKLYGFGSPMWGATDMSRLQTTRLGTTGSVRSAQASV, encoded by the coding sequence ATGAGTGACTTTGAACCAGTCAAGATGTCTGAAGCGATGACTACTGGCCTTACTCAGCCTTATGAGTTATCGGAAGACCAGCTTGCTTcgtacgagcgcgacggATTTTTGATTCTGCGTGACCTCCTCGACCAGCCGATGACGGAAGAGATCCAGGCTTGGTCCAAAGCCGTGCACGATGCACCATATGAGCCTGGAAAGTGGATGCCGTACGAAGAACAGCGCGAAGACGGTACGCGCGTGCTGTGCCGTACAGAGAACTTTGCCGACTTCCACAGCGGATTCAACACCTTGTTCCGTGGCAAGCGCATGCTGAGCATTCTTGAAAAGATTAACCACGAACCTATGGTCTTGTTTAAGGAAAAGATCAACTACAAGCATCCGGGTGCTGGCGGATTTGATGCACACACGGATGCGCCTGCCTACCAGCATGCCGGTACGCTCAAGCACCTTACCATCAACATGGCTATTGATGAAGCCAACCAGGAGAACGGATGCCTTGAGGTCGTTCCGGGTAGCCATAAGATGCAAGTCCCTATTGGCGATGATAACTGCATCGAGCACGAATGGGAATCGAAGCAGACGTGGGTCCCTGTTTTCCTCCAACCTGGCGACACGCTTGTCTTTGGATCCTTCCTGGCGCACCGCAGTGGTTCCAACCGGTCTACaaagcgccgtgccgcaATTTACGCCACGTTCAATGCCTTTTCGGATGGTGGTGATCGTCACACAGCCTACTACATCAAGCGCCGAAAGGAGTGGCCGCCGACACAGGAGCGCATCCAGGGCGAGGATTACTCCATGGGTGCAAAGCTCTATGGATTTGGGTCACCTATGTGGGGCGCGACAGACATGAGCCGTCTGCAAACGACACGGTTGGGAACGACTGGATCCGTCCGCTCGGCCCAGGCGTCAGTTTAA
- a CDS encoding uncharacterized protein (COG:T; EggNog:ENOG503P0KY), protein MSERRSDASSSRHERSERKEYSERMRDHDERRSERREDRHRDRDRYDDRRERHERHERRERSERERPRDDRRERHDRERAHRSRSRSPRRDGPGEAPAAQPGPVFERSGLLAKESNSMNGVALKYHEPPEAQRPKSSWRMFVFKDGKEVDMLVLGRQSCYLFGRDRTVADIPIEHPSCSKQHAVIQFRQVTKRNEFGDERRYIQYVSMLTRPFLIDLDSANGCTVNNEEVPKSRYYEIRSGDTVQFGASSREYVLLDEAAAPS, encoded by the exons ATGTCGGAGCGGCGATCGGACGCGAGCAGCAGCCGTCACGaacgcagcgagcgcaaagAGTATAGTGAGCGCATGCGTGACCATGATGAGCGCCGCAGTGAGCGCCGTGAGGACCGGCACCGCGACAGGGACCGCtacgacgaccgccgcgaaCGGCACGAACGGCACGAACGTCGCGAGCGGTCGGAGCGCGAACGCCCTCGggacgaccgccgcgagcggcacgaccGCGAACGCGCACACCGTtcgcggtcgcgctcgcctcggcgtgatgggccgggcgaggcgccggccgcgcagccggGCCCCGTCTTTGAGCGCTCGGGGCTTCTTGCGAAAGAAAGCAACAGCATGAATGGCGTCGCGCTCAAGTACCACGagccgcccgaggcgcagcgcccaAAGTCGAGCTGGCGCATGTTTGTCTTTAAAGATGGCAAGGAAGTTG ACatgctcgtgctcggccgGCAGTCCTGCTACCTCTTTGGCCGCGACCGCACGGTCGCCGATATCCCCATTGAGCACCCCTCGTGCTCGAAGCAGCACGCGGTGATCCAGTTCCGCCAGGTCACAAAACGCAACGAGTTTGGTGACGAACGCCGCTACATCCAGTACGTCTCTATGCTCACCAGACCCTTTTTGATTGATCTTGACTCGGCGAACGGTTGTACGGTCAACAACGAAGAAGTGCCCAAGTCGCGCTACTATGAAATTCGCTCGGGCGACACGGTCCAGTTTGGCGCAAGCAGCCGCGAGTACGTCttgctggacgaggcggccgcgccgtcaTAG